A single window of Granulicella mallensis MP5ACTX8 DNA harbors:
- a CDS encoding CbtA family protein — protein MARTLLLRGMLVGLVAGLIVFAFARWIGEPQVDRAIAFETSMDQARGEAPEPEMVSRKIQSGLGLLTGAVVYCTALGGIFGIVFAFTRGRLSTARPRVLSAVIAGLGFISIVLVPSLKYPANPPAVGNPETIGVRTGAYFLLIAISLMSLILAIKAGRSLNKPFGPWNASLLAALLFVLLAGTSAHFLPVIDEVPAGFPASLLWKFRIASWETQVVLWSVLGLLFGGLTERQEAAAQQSGRAFPTSDEMRYS, from the coding sequence ATGGCCCGTACGCTGCTTCTTCGTGGAATGCTGGTCGGCCTCGTAGCCGGGTTGATCGTTTTTGCGTTCGCGCGCTGGATCGGCGAGCCTCAGGTCGACAGGGCTATCGCCTTTGAGACCAGCATGGACCAGGCCAGGGGAGAAGCTCCCGAGCCGGAAATGGTCAGCCGCAAGATTCAAAGCGGCCTGGGATTGCTGACCGGTGCCGTGGTCTACTGCACCGCGCTCGGCGGCATCTTCGGAATCGTGTTCGCTTTCACGCGCGGACGTCTCAGCACTGCCAGGCCACGAGTACTCTCCGCAGTGATCGCGGGCCTGGGATTCATCTCCATCGTCCTGGTTCCATCGCTCAAGTACCCGGCTAATCCTCCGGCGGTAGGAAACCCGGAGACGATCGGTGTTCGTACCGGGGCCTATTTTCTGCTCATCGCCATCTCTCTGATGTCCCTGATTCTGGCGATCAAGGCCGGACGGAGCTTGAATAAGCCCTTCGGCCCCTGGAACGCGTCGCTGCTCGCGGCCCTTTTATTCGTGCTGCTGGCGGGAACCAGTGCCCATTTCCTGCCTGTCATCGACGAAGTCCCCGCAGGCTTTCCGGCCTCTCTGCTTTGGAAGTTCCGCATAGCATCGTGGGAGACCCAGGTCGTGCTGTGGAGCGTACTGGGCCTGCTCTTCGGAGGTCTGACCGAACGGCAGGAAGCCGCGGCTCAACAAAGCGGACGAGCTTTCCCTACCTCGGACGAGATGCGCTACTCCTGA
- a CDS encoding histidine phosphatase family protein: protein MQSSEPQTLPPRITLISHAATLALKRASFPLDEALVEGEPEKIAALGWAAPRTQQICAGPEQRTRQTATALGLEASVESGLADVNYGEWSGKQIDEIQASDPIGLAAWLTDVSAAPHGGESFVQLIVRVGQWMEAQTSAGHTLAVTHPAVIRAAILYSLQAPPESFWRLEIAPLSVTDLRFNGRLWTARSTGCALSRSSGNL, encoded by the coding sequence ATGCAATCCTCCGAACCGCAAACTCTACCCCCCCGAATCACCCTGATCAGCCACGCTGCCACGCTTGCCCTGAAGCGTGCCTCCTTTCCGCTGGACGAAGCTCTCGTCGAAGGCGAGCCGGAGAAGATTGCAGCGCTTGGCTGGGCGGCTCCGCGCACACAGCAGATCTGCGCAGGGCCCGAGCAGCGCACGCGACAGACAGCGACAGCCTTGGGTCTTGAAGCATCTGTAGAAAGTGGGCTTGCCGATGTCAACTACGGAGAGTGGAGCGGCAAGCAGATCGACGAGATACAGGCGAGCGATCCGATAGGGTTGGCCGCCTGGCTTACCGATGTAAGTGCCGCACCTCACGGCGGTGAATCCTTTGTGCAATTGATCGTCCGTGTGGGGCAGTGGATGGAAGCGCAGACCAGTGCCGGGCACACCTTAGCCGTCACTCATCCTGCCGTGATTCGTGCGGCGATTCTCTATAGCTTGCAGGCTCCGCCGGAGTCTTTCTGGCGGCTTGAAATCGCGCCGCTCTCTGTGACCGATCTGCGATTTAATGGGCGACTTTGGACGGCGCGCTCCACTGGATGCGCTCTCTCTCGCTCTTCAGGAAATTTATAA
- a CDS encoding CbtB domain-containing protein — translation MSQSVAGSIASPVSIPVVPLRELLPWALFGGLLMLLLIYFVGAEQGATSLIHGRAVHEFVHDGRHLLGFPCH, via the coding sequence ATGTCACAATCTGTCGCAGGTTCCATTGCATCCCCGGTATCTATCCCCGTTGTTCCGTTGCGGGAGCTGTTGCCCTGGGCGCTCTTCGGCGGCCTGCTGATGCTGCTCCTGATCTATTTTGTCGGCGCAGAACAGGGAGCCACCTCGCTCATCCACGGTCGTGCTGTACACGAATTCGTGCATGATGGACGCCATCTGCTCGGCTTTCCCTGCCACTAA
- a CDS encoding TonB-dependent receptor — MLAAVGGSITGTVTDATGAVIPAAKLVLVNQAQQTTYRAVSNAQGAYFFLNLPVGRYDLTVTGTGFATKKLTGLVVDTDASLRTDVALAVGGTSDAVTVSGDTNAQVDTSSTHLGEVVSGAEMTALPLNGRSYTDLLSIQPGVAPVSTLLPNAVIMAGVTGGISPSGDENPGNVSINGQRESSNGFMVNGVDVQEHMNGGTSIVPDLDSIEQFRVLTNNFDPEYGNYNGGMITVVTKSGSGQFHGKAFEFFRNTALDARGYFDPTRPAFKQNQYGGTLGGPVTHTRLFFFADYQGTRTTQGISTGNISVPTLAERSGDFSDDGSSFTTTATVNGAQVTVPTVVSGPYLASQVLAPKLGYPVSAGEPYSFTAGESMPIDPNHPDQNPGTYSNTCTSTAQCVFPGLRIPPAAWSAPGKNLLQYIPSPNVGSGQFSTSAFAEVNRDDKGSVRLDADTLLGRISGYYFIDDYTLDNPYPGQQGGASIPGFDALTLGRAQLLSISDTKVIGANAVNDFNVGYLRYANVIGQPKGGLGVSLASQGFTTGAGSSGIYVQAPQFEGVENITFPTFVMGVPITNETQVNNTYYLSDGFSRVFGTHTVKVGGQFHVDQVNEHPNATFNGTFNINGTETGDPYADFLIGTPSNYTQSSGQPFYLRNHYLGFYAQDSWRVRSDLTLNAGVRWDIIEPWSEKNHQLQTYIPGEQSVLFPGAPLGFVVAGDPGVPQTIAPTSYKNFAPRIGLAYAPHFEKGLGRLLFGESGKISIRASYGIFYTAFPGLSAGIMYAVPPFGFNYLSPGPPLLESPFITAASGVNNGQRFPFPFPPHNVSASNPDNNVDWSNFTPIAADPFFYYRNRVPYINNFMLSLQRQITHNLVLTASYVGNQGHHLLTLVSVNPGNPALCLSLQSVGCGPFGEDTTYTTASGQVIQGTRVGQGSNYGENTADKSVANSNYNALETTLKYQRGGSSFLLSYTYAKSIDQGSNLGEQLDPIDPRHSRAISAYDLKHDFVATYSLYLPFDEFLHRVNRWTTGWTLSGTTRFASGLPVTLSDNSDNSLLGTLGNGANNFLLDTPQYLPGPLKINTNGRNGRTAFNTALFPEEIIGQLGNAKRRNFYGPGINNFDTSLQKSIRIQGSKSLDLRLEAFNVFNHAQFFGPASVDGQVEDPNFGKIVSAAAPRLVQLAAKFAF, encoded by the coding sequence ATGCTTGCCGCTGTGGGTGGAAGTATTACCGGCACGGTTACGGATGCTACGGGAGCGGTTATTCCCGCAGCCAAACTGGTGTTGGTAAACCAGGCGCAGCAAACTACCTATCGAGCTGTCTCGAATGCGCAGGGAGCTTATTTCTTCCTCAATCTTCCGGTGGGGCGATACGACCTTACTGTTACCGGAACCGGCTTTGCCACGAAGAAGCTGACAGGCCTGGTCGTCGATACGGATGCCAGTCTTCGCACCGATGTGGCGCTTGCCGTTGGCGGTACGTCCGATGCCGTAACGGTAAGCGGCGATACGAATGCGCAGGTCGATACCAGCTCGACGCATCTGGGGGAAGTTGTCTCGGGTGCGGAGATGACCGCACTACCTCTCAACGGCAGGAGTTACACCGACCTGCTTTCGATTCAGCCCGGCGTCGCACCTGTATCCACGCTGCTTCCCAACGCCGTGATCATGGCCGGAGTGACAGGCGGCATCTCTCCTTCGGGGGATGAGAATCCCGGCAATGTTTCGATCAATGGCCAGCGCGAGTCTTCCAATGGCTTTATGGTGAATGGCGTTGATGTGCAGGAGCACATGAATGGTGGAACGTCGATCGTTCCTGATCTGGACTCCATCGAGCAGTTTCGCGTGCTGACCAATAACTTCGATCCAGAGTATGGCAACTACAACGGCGGCATGATCACTGTTGTCACCAAGTCCGGCAGCGGCCAGTTTCACGGAAAGGCATTCGAGTTCTTTCGTAACACGGCCCTCGACGCCCGCGGCTATTTCGACCCCACTCGCCCGGCCTTCAAACAAAACCAGTACGGTGGAACGCTGGGTGGTCCGGTAACCCACACCAGGCTGTTTTTCTTCGCCGACTACCAGGGCACGCGTACGACACAGGGCATCTCTACGGGAAATATTTCGGTTCCTACTCTGGCTGAACGGAGTGGCGATTTCTCTGATGACGGGTCATCGTTTACAACGACGGCCACCGTGAACGGCGCACAGGTTACGGTTCCAACAGTTGTCAGCGGTCCTTATCTCGCGTCCCAGGTGCTTGCGCCAAAGCTCGGGTATCCCGTGAGTGCCGGAGAACCTTACAGCTTCACGGCAGGCGAATCGATGCCGATCGATCCGAACCATCCTGACCAGAACCCAGGTACTTACTCAAACACCTGTACCAGCACGGCTCAATGCGTCTTCCCGGGCCTGAGAATCCCCCCGGCTGCGTGGTCGGCGCCCGGGAAGAACTTACTTCAGTACATCCCCTCTCCGAACGTGGGTTCCGGCCAGTTTTCGACCTCGGCCTTCGCTGAGGTGAACCGCGACGACAAGGGTTCCGTGCGGCTCGATGCGGATACTCTCCTGGGCCGGATTTCGGGATATTACTTTATCGACGACTACACACTGGATAATCCCTATCCCGGCCAGCAGGGAGGAGCTTCCATCCCCGGCTTCGACGCTCTCACCCTGGGCCGCGCACAGCTTCTTTCGATCTCCGATACCAAGGTGATCGGAGCGAACGCGGTGAACGACTTCAATGTTGGCTACCTTCGTTACGCGAATGTGATCGGACAGCCAAAGGGCGGCCTTGGTGTCTCGCTTGCCTCGCAAGGGTTTACGACCGGGGCCGGTAGTTCGGGGATCTATGTTCAGGCCCCTCAGTTCGAGGGGGTCGAGAATATTACCTTCCCGACCTTTGTCATGGGTGTTCCTATTACGAATGAGACGCAGGTGAACAATACGTATTACCTGAGCGATGGCTTCTCGCGCGTCTTCGGGACTCACACCGTCAAAGTTGGAGGGCAGTTCCACGTTGACCAGGTCAATGAACATCCGAACGCTACCTTCAATGGGACCTTCAATATCAATGGGACGGAGACCGGCGATCCGTATGCCGATTTTCTGATCGGTACTCCGAGTAACTACACGCAGTCCTCCGGCCAGCCCTTTTATCTGCGCAATCACTATCTCGGTTTTTATGCGCAGGATAGCTGGCGCGTGCGCAGTGATCTTACGCTCAATGCGGGTGTTCGCTGGGACATCATCGAGCCCTGGTCGGAGAAGAACCATCAGCTTCAGACTTATATTCCCGGGGAGCAATCTGTGCTATTTCCCGGAGCGCCTCTGGGCTTCGTCGTTGCGGGAGATCCTGGCGTCCCGCAGACGATTGCCCCAACGAGCTATAAGAACTTTGCTCCACGCATAGGCCTGGCTTATGCGCCGCACTTTGAAAAGGGGCTTGGCCGCCTGCTCTTTGGTGAGTCAGGCAAGATCAGTATTCGCGCGAGTTACGGCATCTTCTATACAGCTTTCCCCGGGCTATCTGCCGGCATCATGTATGCAGTTCCACCCTTCGGCTTCAACTATCTGAGCCCCGGACCGCCACTGCTTGAGTCGCCGTTTATTACGGCTGCATCCGGCGTCAATAACGGCCAGCGCTTTCCGTTCCCATTTCCACCGCACAACGTGTCCGCCTCCAATCCCGACAACAATGTCGACTGGTCGAACTTCACTCCTATTGCTGCGGACCCATTTTTCTACTACCGCAATCGTGTGCCCTACATCAATAATTTCATGCTCTCTCTGCAGCGGCAGATTACCCACAATCTGGTTCTTACAGCGAGCTACGTCGGCAACCAGGGGCACCATCTTCTGACCCTCGTCTCCGTCAATCCCGGCAACCCTGCGCTCTGTTTGAGTCTTCAGAGCGTTGGCTGTGGCCCCTTCGGAGAAGATACGACCTACACTACCGCCAGCGGTCAGGTGATTCAGGGCACGCGCGTGGGGCAAGGATCGAACTACGGTGAGAATACCGCCGATAAGTCCGTTGCAAACTCTAACTACAATGCCCTGGAGACTACGCTGAAATATCAGCGAGGTGGCTCTTCTTTTCTTCTGAGCTATACCTATGCCAAATCGATCGATCAGGGATCAAACCTTGGGGAGCAGCTCGATCCCATCGATCCGCGTCACTCCCGTGCCATTTCGGCATACGACCTCAAGCACGACTTTGTCGCGACCTACAGCCTGTATCTTCCCTTTGACGAATTCCTGCATCGCGTAAATCGATGGACGACAGGTTGGACGCTGTCCGGTACGACACGCTTCGCCAGTGGCTTGCCTGTCACTCTCTCCGATAACTCGGATAACTCCTTGTTGGGAACTCTCGGGAATGGCGCAAATAACTTCCTGCTCGATACGCCGCAATATTTGCCGGGTCCGTTGAAGATCAATACAAACGGACGCAATGGCCGGACCGCCTTCAATACGGCACTCTTTCCCGAAGAGATCATCGGTCAGCTTGGAAATGCGAAGCGCCGGAACTTCTATGGACCGGGCATCAACAACTTCGACACCAGCCTGCAGAAGAGTATTCGGATTCAAGGTTCGAAATCCCTGGACCTTCGCCTGGAGGCGTTCAACGTGTTCAATCACGCTCAATTCTTCGGGCCGGCATCCGTGGATGGACAGGTGGAAGATCCCA
- a CDS encoding cobaltochelatase subunit CobN produces MPTYRQRVIRADGRAFNITQHRAHLTYCYTGCCCGITERGYAAVPVDVYTEEWLKRKIRNDVHLTKGGCIGPCALANVASLVFDGKSIWFHSVNSEWQVRQIYEYIDSMLKADRFLQPPSELSEYVFNYYDWDVRLPSPAEGLTQLEIVQPNGAIMLLSHADTDLLTLIKSSETLPEELRVSGFSLNALRTEDQMNVLILGEMSKAKVIVVRCHGPLSGIPGFDRLKAACIERGQSLVLVSGTGDNASEFSETINVPADVMQTASGYLDFGGVSNFGELFRFLSDRLMLTGFGYTTPSPMPEHGIYLPEMDAATFEDWQRQADPAKPTAAVLFYRAHRMSGNTSFIDAIAEALKSKGMNALCIFTSSLKSKENGRPAAFGLIEGKADVLISTLSFALGEVNTGSVTIAGEAVGSLEQLGIPVLQAIASGMQYGAWEGSRRGINALDTAVNVAIPEFDGRIITVPVSFKERSAAGTDNLYVAQPDRVDRVAGIAARLATLRRKSNRERRIAFVLTNSAAKASQVGGAVGLDTPASLLTTLHAMRARRYNVSALSETSDELMQSLLQHGTYDDNYPLDPAQAKRFSRAVYRKIFATFPDRPNRRMQDFWGQPQDRGFSVLPAKKTDKKLLPTIGGKVVSIEQEEPWGDEHDYLFAAMDLGNALIALQPPRGYGIDPDTIYHTPDLPPTHHYTAFYRWLGTPQSEGGWGADAIVHMGKHGTLEWLPGKGIGLSGECYPDLLLGDLPLIYPFILNDPGEGSQSKRRAHAIVVDHLTPPMTNAETYGPLAELNQLVNEYYAVEKLDPKKLPYLQQQIWELVERTNLKTDLDTKTMLTRERGDHTHEWDDALTPEGVPTTLASMTGNEVAHLIEDLDGYLCELGMAQIRDGLHILGQMPPLPEMLRSLTRLANISTPSLQASLATAFSFDLASLLDKPGERLEEPQEILDQTCYTRADVLELLDRASLDLFTMLETFGFRTKKIADVQRAVLGLQSEDITQALIFACEELVPNLEQTGDEIEHLLDALEGKYIPAGPAGAPTRGMAHVLPTGRNFYAVDPRALPSQAAWRVGQQLAREAIERFRMEEGKYPEMMGLSVWGTSQMRTHGDDLAEAFALLGVQPVWNAQSRRLEGVAVIPLEQLGRPRVDVTLRISGFFRDAFPHLIDMFDQAISLVVELDEPLEQNFPRKHYLADLEAHKDLPEHEAEAQARYRIFGSKPGSYGAGILPLIETGNWHGDEDFARAFLAWGGYAYGKGTDGVDAQPVFAERLKAIQVALHNQDNREHDIFDSDDYFQFHGGMIASIRALTGVQPKAYFGDSSRPENAQVRDLKEEALRVYRSRVINPKWIESIKRHGYKGGLELSATVDYIFGFDSTAHIAPDFVYEGLAEHYALSQEMRDFLSASNPWALNAIAERLLEAARRELWENPAPETLNALREVLLESETLLEAQGERRREIVQ; encoded by the coding sequence ATGCCGACCTACCGCCAACGCGTCATCCGTGCCGATGGGCGCGCCTTCAACATCACCCAGCACCGCGCGCACCTGACCTACTGCTACACCGGCTGCTGCTGCGGCATCACCGAGCGCGGCTATGCCGCAGTACCGGTCGACGTCTACACAGAGGAGTGGCTCAAGCGCAAGATCCGCAACGACGTCCACCTGACCAAGGGCGGATGCATCGGGCCCTGCGCCCTGGCGAACGTCGCCAGTCTCGTCTTCGACGGCAAGAGCATCTGGTTCCACTCGGTCAACAGCGAGTGGCAGGTACGCCAGATCTACGAGTACATCGACTCCATGCTGAAGGCGGACCGCTTCCTGCAGCCGCCCTCCGAGCTGAGCGAATACGTCTTCAACTACTACGACTGGGACGTTCGCCTGCCCAGCCCCGCAGAGGGGCTAACCCAGCTTGAGATCGTGCAGCCGAACGGCGCCATCATGCTGCTCTCGCACGCGGATACCGATCTGCTTACGCTCATCAAATCCTCGGAGACGCTGCCGGAAGAGCTGCGCGTCAGCGGCTTTTCCCTGAACGCACTCCGCACCGAAGACCAGATGAACGTGCTGATCCTCGGCGAGATGAGCAAGGCCAAGGTCATCGTCGTGCGCTGCCATGGGCCGCTCAGCGGCATCCCCGGCTTCGACCGTCTGAAGGCGGCCTGCATCGAGCGCGGACAGTCGCTGGTACTGGTGAGCGGCACAGGCGATAACGCCTCGGAGTTTTCCGAGACGATCAACGTGCCCGCCGATGTGATGCAGACTGCCTCGGGCTACCTCGATTTTGGAGGCGTCTCCAACTTTGGCGAGCTGTTCCGCTTCCTCTCCGACCGCCTGATGCTTACCGGCTTCGGATACACCACGCCGAGCCCTATGCCGGAGCACGGAATCTACCTGCCGGAGATGGACGCCGCGACCTTTGAAGACTGGCAGCGCCAGGCCGATCCCGCAAAGCCGACCGCAGCGGTACTCTTCTATCGCGCGCATCGCATGAGCGGAAACACCAGCTTCATCGACGCGATCGCTGAAGCACTAAAGAGCAAGGGCATGAATGCGCTCTGCATCTTCACCTCAAGCCTCAAGTCGAAGGAGAACGGCCGGCCCGCAGCCTTCGGCCTGATCGAAGGCAAAGCCGATGTTCTGATTTCGACGCTATCGTTTGCGCTCGGAGAGGTGAACACCGGCTCTGTAACCATTGCAGGCGAGGCCGTGGGCTCTCTCGAACAGCTCGGCATTCCTGTGCTGCAGGCCATCGCGAGCGGCATGCAGTATGGGGCGTGGGAAGGCTCGCGTCGTGGAATCAACGCTCTCGACACCGCCGTGAACGTCGCCATTCCCGAGTTCGATGGCCGCATCATCACCGTGCCGGTCTCGTTCAAGGAACGCAGCGCCGCCGGAACAGACAATCTCTACGTTGCGCAGCCGGACAGAGTGGACCGCGTCGCCGGAATCGCTGCACGTCTCGCGACTCTGCGCCGCAAGTCCAATCGCGAACGCCGCATTGCCTTCGTGCTGACGAACTCCGCGGCGAAGGCCTCGCAGGTTGGTGGCGCTGTGGGCCTCGATACACCGGCGAGTCTCCTGACTACTCTCCACGCCATGCGTGCGCGCCGGTACAACGTCTCTGCCCTGTCCGAAACTTCGGACGAGTTGATGCAGAGCCTGCTGCAGCATGGCACCTACGACGACAACTATCCGCTCGATCCCGCGCAGGCCAAGCGCTTCTCCCGAGCGGTTTACCGGAAGATCTTTGCAACCTTCCCCGACCGCCCGAACCGCAGGATGCAGGACTTCTGGGGACAACCTCAGGATCGGGGCTTCAGCGTTCTGCCTGCCAAGAAGACGGACAAGAAGCTGCTCCCCACTATCGGCGGCAAGGTCGTGTCCATCGAGCAGGAAGAGCCATGGGGAGACGAACACGACTACCTCTTCGCCGCGATGGACCTCGGCAATGCGCTCATCGCTCTACAGCCCCCGCGCGGCTACGGTATCGATCCCGACACGATCTATCACACGCCCGACCTGCCGCCGACACACCACTACACGGCCTTCTACCGCTGGCTGGGAACACCGCAATCCGAAGGCGGCTGGGGTGCGGATGCCATCGTCCACATGGGCAAGCACGGCACGCTTGAGTGGCTTCCCGGCAAGGGCATAGGCCTCTCGGGTGAGTGCTACCCCGATCTGCTGCTGGGCGATCTACCGCTCATCTACCCGTTCATCCTCAACGATCCCGGCGAAGGCAGCCAGTCCAAGCGACGGGCCCACGCCATCGTCGTCGACCACCTCACGCCGCCGATGACCAACGCAGAAACCTACGGCCCACTGGCGGAGCTGAACCAGCTCGTGAACGAGTACTACGCCGTAGAAAAATTGGACCCCAAGAAGCTGCCATACCTGCAGCAGCAGATCTGGGAGCTGGTGGAGCGCACCAATCTCAAGACCGATCTCGACACCAAGACGATGCTCACGCGCGAACGCGGCGACCACACTCATGAGTGGGACGACGCGCTGACGCCGGAGGGCGTTCCAACGACGCTGGCCTCGATGACCGGCAACGAAGTTGCGCATCTCATCGAAGATCTCGACGGCTACCTCTGCGAACTGGGCATGGCACAGATTCGCGACGGTCTCCACATCCTGGGACAGATGCCCCCGCTCCCCGAGATGCTTCGCTCGCTCACGCGGCTGGCAAACATCAGCACACCGAGCCTGCAGGCGAGCCTCGCGACGGCGTTCTCTTTCGATCTCGCGAGCCTTCTCGACAAGCCTGGAGAACGGCTGGAAGAGCCGCAAGAGATTCTCGACCAGACCTGCTACACACGAGCCGACGTGCTGGAGCTGCTCGACCGTGCCTCGCTCGATCTCTTCACCATGCTGGAGACCTTTGGGTTTCGCACGAAAAAAATCGCTGACGTTCAACGGGCCGTGCTCGGCCTCCAATCCGAGGACATCACGCAAGCGCTCATCTTCGCCTGCGAAGAACTCGTGCCGAACCTCGAACAGACCGGCGACGAGATCGAGCACCTTCTGGACGCTCTCGAAGGCAAGTACATCCCAGCCGGACCGGCTGGCGCACCCACGCGCGGCATGGCCCACGTTCTACCTACGGGGCGCAACTTCTACGCCGTCGATCCGCGCGCTCTACCGTCACAGGCCGCATGGCGCGTCGGGCAGCAACTCGCCCGCGAAGCCATCGAACGCTTCCGCATGGAGGAGGGCAAGTACCCCGAGATGATGGGCCTGAGCGTCTGGGGAACCTCGCAGATGCGCACTCACGGCGACGATCTCGCCGAGGCCTTTGCTCTGCTGGGAGTGCAGCCCGTTTGGAACGCGCAGTCCCGCAGACTGGAAGGCGTTGCTGTCATCCCGCTCGAACAACTGGGACGCCCGCGCGTGGACGTCACACTGCGCATCAGCGGCTTCTTCCGCGATGCCTTTCCTCACTTGATCGATATGTTCGACCAGGCCATCTCTCTCGTCGTCGAACTGGACGAACCGCTCGAACAGAACTTCCCACGCAAGCACTATCTCGCGGATCTCGAGGCGCATAAAGATCTTCCCGAGCATGAGGCGGAGGCCCAGGCTCGCTATCGTATCTTCGGATCGAAGCCCGGCTCCTATGGCGCCGGCATTCTTCCGCTGATCGAAACCGGCAACTGGCACGGCGACGAGGACTTTGCACGCGCCTTCCTCGCCTGGGGTGGCTACGCCTACGGCAAGGGCACGGACGGCGTCGATGCTCAGCCTGTGTTTGCGGAACGCCTGAAGGCGATCCAGGTCGCGCTGCACAACCAGGACAACCGCGAGCACGACATCTTCGACTCCGACGACTACTTCCAGTTTCACGGCGGCATGATCGCGTCCATCCGCGCACTCACAGGCGTGCAACCCAAGGCCTACTTCGGCGACAGCTCGCGCCCTGAGAACGCGCAGGTCCGTGACCTCAAAGAAGAAGCGCTGCGCGTCTACCGCTCGCGTGTCATCAATCCGAAGTGGATCGAGAGCATCAAGCGGCATGGATACAAAGGCGGCCTGGAACTCTCGGCCACGGTCGATTACATCTTCGGCTTCGACTCCACTGCACACATCGCTCCGGACTTCGTCTACGAGGGCCTCGCCGAGCACTATGCGCTGTCCCAGGAGATGCGCGATTTCCTAAGCGCTTCTAATCCGTGGGCGCTGAACGCCATCGCCGAGCGGCTGCTCGAAGCAGCCCGGCGCGAGCTCTGGGAGAACCCCGCACCAGAGACATTGAACGCCCTGCGTGAAGTCTTGCTGGAGAGTGAGACGCTGTTAGAAGCCCAGGGCGAACGGAGGCGCGAGATCGTCCAATGA